A segment of the Kiritimatiellia bacterium genome:
GGAGCGGCCGGGTCGTCCGCAGCCAGTTCATGCCGAACCGGGCGGGCCGCCCGTTGAGCGAAGACATCCCGTGGGACGAGATGCCCGAAATGCTGGTCGCGTTCCCCGCCGGCTTCTACGCGCCCGAGACCGGCGTGTCCGAGAACAGCCTGCTGCGCGTCTACTTCCTGGGCATGGGCATGGGGCCGGACTACTGGATCGACCTCGACCGCGAGGACATGGGCCGGAGCCGCATGGTGGTCGAGAAGCAGGGCGGCCGGCGCGTGGACTATATCCTCGAGCCCTACCTCGAGACGCCCTCCGCCGGCGGGCAGACCGTCCTCGTCGCCGGCCTCAAGGAAGTGGAGATGGGCTGGCACGACCTGGGCCAGGACCCGATCCCGTGGAAGATTGTTCCCCCGGACGCGCGCCCCGTCCAGACCCGGCACCTGATGAACCTGGACCAGGTCCGCGCCCGGCCGATGCCCCGGGAACCCGCCGTGGCGGACGTGTACCTGCCCCAGCCGACCTTGCAGGGTACGGACCTCTCCCGGCGCATCGTCCTGCGCGCCGCCTCCCGCTGGGCCACGAACCCGTTTTAATTCCGGCGGACCCCGGCGGGCTTAGCCGGCAGGGGGCGATCTCCCTCTTTGGACCCCGGCGGGCTTGTCCCGCCGGTGAACGAGGTCAGGGAGCCCGCGCCGCGCGCGGTGTTCTCCGCCTTCCCTGCGCCGGAAAAACAAAAACGCCGGGATCCGCGTGAGCGAATCCCGGCGCCGTATGCAAACCGTCTACTCTTCAGCCGGGGCCGCCGGCGCTTCCTCGGGGGCCGGCTCGGCCGCCGCCTCGGGTTCCGCCGGAGCGGTCTCGGGCTCGGCCGTCTCTTCCACCGGGGGACGCATCATCGGCATCGACATCGGCGGCGGCATGCTCGCCGCGCCGAGGAACTGGATGTCGGCCTTGGCCTTGATCCCGTCGATGTACTCGCGGACGGCCAGCTGGCGCTTCTGCGCCTTCATGCCGCGGACCAGGTCGGGACGCACCTCGTCCAGTGTCATCGCGTGGGCCTCGTCGTGCTTGGTGACCTTGATGACGTGGTAGCCGAACCGGGTTTCCACCACCGGCCCGATCTCGTCCACCTTCTGGGCGAACGCCGCATCCTCGAAGGGCTTGACCATGTCGCCCCGGCGGAAGGGCGGCAGCTCGCCGCCGCGCGCCTTGCTGGGGCAATCGGAGTGCTCGGTCGCCAGCGCCGCGAAGTCGGCGCCTTCGATCAGCTTCGCGCGGAGTTCCTCCGCCTTGGCCTGCGCCGCCTTCTTCTGCTCCTCCGTCGCGTCCGGCTCCACGGCGATCAGGATATGGCTCGCGGCCACGGTCTCCGGCATGTCCATGCGGTCCTTGTGGTCCTCATAGAACTTGGCGACTTCCTCATCGGTCGGCTCGGCGATCTGCTTTTCGACCTCGGACTCCACGAGCTTGTTGATCCGCAGCTCCGTGGCGAATTCCTTGTCGAACTCCGCCTTGGAAATGCCCTGCTTGTCCAGGGCGTCTTCCAGCGTCATGCCGGGCGGGAAGCGGCCCGTGAACTCGGCGCGCGCCTTGTCGATCTCCTCGGGCGTGAGTTCCACCTTCTGCCGGTCCGCCTCGCGGAGCAGCAGGCGCTTGACGATCAGCGCCTCGGCGGCCTGCCGGGTGATCTGGCCCCGCATTTGGGCCAGTTGCTCCGGCGGGACCTGGCGCTGCGCGGCGATCTTCATGGCGCGGTCCACCTCGGCGCGGACTTCGCCCCAGGTGAGCTGGTCGCCGTCGATCGAGGCGATCGCCTCGTCGTCCGCGGGTTCCGGGGCCGCGCTGCGTACGGGCTGGGAAAACAGGTCGCCCGGCTGCGACAGATCCACTTCGGCGTCGGCCGCCGGCTCTTCCTTCTGCCCGCAGCCCGTGAGCGGGAAGGCGACGAGGACCGCCGCCGTCAGTATCCACCGGGCCGTTCTCCACGCCGTGTCGCTATGCTTCTTCATCCGCGTGCCATCCTTTCCTTGGTGTCCTTCCGACAGTTCGAGACGGAATTCGTTCAAAACGCGGCATACTCTGGACTCCCGGTCTCCCGGTGTCAAACACACATTAGAGCACTTGAACCTTGGGATTTTTTTTGGATTTCGATATTCGAAAATCGAGTTTGGACTCCTTTATGGCACGGGCCAGCGGAACGCGCCGGTGCGCAGGAAGCGCGCGACCTCGGCGGCCGCCTGTTCGGCCTTGCGCCGGACGGCCTCCGCGGTGTTGAAGGCGTTGTGCGGGGTGAGCAGGACGTTCGGCCGGCGGGCCAGCCGGCGCAGGGCCCGGGCGGCGCGGCCGGCGCGGCCGGTCCGGAACGCGACGGCCACCTCGCTTTCGTCCTCGAACACGTCCAGGCCCGCCCCGGCGAGCCGGCCGGTGTCCAGCGCCCAGGCGAGGTCCGCCGTGGGGGCCAGTTCGCCGCGCGCGATGTTCACGAAGAGGGCCCCGGGCCGGACTCGCCGCCAGGCGGCGCGGTTGAAGTAGCCCGCGTTCCGTGCCGTCAGGTTCATCGCGCAGACGATCACGTCCGCCTCCGCGAGCCCGCGGGCGGGCGGGACGTAGTCGATCTCCGGATGGCGCCGCGCGAGGTCCACGCCCCGCACGCGCAGGCCGAGGCCGCGCCCGACCCGCGCGATCTCGCGGCCGATGTTCCCGACGCCCACGACGGTCAGCGTCCGGCCGAGGCATTCGCCGCCGGTCAGCCCGTCGCGGTCGAAGGCGGCGAACTGCCGGAGCTGGAGGGGGAGGCGGCGGAGGAGCGCCAGCCAGAGCATCGCCGCGTGTTCCGCGACGGCGCGGGCGCAGTAGCGGGGGAGGTAGCCGCAGGGCAGGGGCCGGCCCGCCCGTTCGCGGTAGCGCCGGAGATGGTCGTAGCCGGTGCTGCGCGTGAGCACGCCGGAGAGCCGGGGCGCCCAGGCCGGCGGGAGGATCGACTGGGTGCGGATGCTGACCAGGGCGGCGGGGGGCTCCGCGTCGCCGCGCTCCTGGATCGTGCGGCCGGTCAGCACGGCCCGCACCCCCCGGGGCAGGAGCGCCCGCAGCGCGGCCGCCTCCTCCGCAAAGGCCTCGTAGAACACCACGTCGGCCGGCCGCTGCCGCGCTTTTTTCATCACCGTTTTTTTCGTCCTGCATCTTTAGCGCGCGTGACTTTCCTGTACGATCCGGTGAAATGTGACACGGGCGTCTCGCCCGTGCTTTTCACGGCCGGGACGGCCGTGCCACACTCCAGATCCAATCCTTCGCTAAAGATACAGTTTTCCGCCCCCGGGCCATTTCGCCCATTGACTTGAATAGCCGCTTGGAGGATGATAGACAATCTAATTAGTCGGGTTCCGCGTGGACGCGCGGAGCCCCCGAAAAGAGCCGAGAAACTTCTCTCCAGTCGAGGTGCGCAATGGCGGAAGAAAC
Coding sequences within it:
- a CDS encoding peptidylprolyl isomerase, giving the protein MKKHSDTAWRTARWILTAAVLVAFPLTGCGQKEEPAADAEVDLSQPGDLFSQPVRSAAPEPADDEAIASIDGDQLTWGEVRAEVDRAMKIAAQRQVPPEQLAQMRGQITRQAAEALIVKRLLLREADRQKVELTPEEIDKARAEFTGRFPPGMTLEDALDKQGISKAEFDKEFATELRINKLVESEVEKQIAEPTDEEVAKFYEDHKDRMDMPETVAASHILIAVEPDATEEQKKAAQAKAEELRAKLIEGADFAALATEHSDCPSKARGGELPPFRRGDMVKPFEDAAFAQKVDEIGPVVETRFGYHVIKVTKHDEAHAMTLDEVRPDLVRGMKAQKRQLAVREYIDGIKAKADIQFLGAASMPPPMSMPMMRPPVEETAEPETAPAEPEAAAEPAPEEAPAAPAEE
- a CDS encoding hydroxyacid dehydrogenase, which produces MKKARQRPADVVFYEAFAEEAAALRALLPRGVRAVLTGRTIQERGDAEPPAALVSIRTQSILPPAWAPRLSGVLTRSTGYDHLRRYRERAGRPLPCGYLPRYCARAVAEHAAMLWLALLRRLPLQLRQFAAFDRDGLTGGECLGRTLTVVGVGNIGREIARVGRGLGLRVRGVDLARRHPEIDYVPPARGLAEADVIVCAMNLTARNAGYFNRAAWRRVRPGALFVNIARGELAPTADLAWALDTGRLAGAGLDVFEDESEVAVAFRTGRAGRAARALRRLARRPNVLLTPHNAFNTAEAVRRKAEQAAAEVARFLRTGAFRWPVP